A stretch of DNA from Spirosoma endbachense:
GTCGTTATGGCCATAAGCCGTATAAAAAACCCGTCCTTTACCCTGTTTCCGTACCCACGTATAAGGTTCCTGCCGGTCGCCCTCCTGGCGGGTCGTCAGAACAGTCATATCGGGGTTGAGCCGCTGGTGTATGTATGTTTCATCCCAGGACGTAGTAAAGGGCGTTAACCCCTGCATGACCGGGTGATTTTTTGCGACAATGCTTTCCGTAATTGGCCCCGTTTTGTGCGACTTGAACTGCCCTCCGATGGTCGTGATGTACCAATCCGAGTTTTTGAAACAGCCTGAAGCTGAATGCAGGGGAATTAATCCTTTGCCGCCCTCTACGAACGCCTTTAAAGCCGATTCCTGCGCGGGCGGGAGACTGTCGTGATTGGCGTAAATAATCAGCCCATCGTATTTAGCCAGATTTTCGGGGTTAAGGTCGTTGACGTTAACAGTGTAGGTCAGATTCACCCCTTTTTTAAAAAGCGAAATAGCGAGCCAGGGGGCATATTTCCCTGAATCATGATGCTTGCTCCGGTTGCCCAGAAACAGCACTTCACCCCGGCGAGCAGTTGTCTCAGTGGTAGAAGGATTCTGCCCCGAACCCATTCCGGGCCGGGCAGTTCTTGTGCAGCCCTGGTGCAGCACGAGTGCCAGCAGGAGGGTAAAAATGGGCAATTTCATAAAGAAAAAGTTGAGCGATTAGCGTTGGTTTTCGAGCCAGACTTGTTGGGTAAACGCACCATTCACAGCGGCATCCCAGACTTCGACCCGGACCCACTTTCGATTTTTAAGATTTGTATCGAATCGATACGTTTTTTTGCTGAAGGGCAACGTATTGGTTAAGTCAATACGTTCGCGGTAGACCTGCTTGCCGTCGCCAGATACAATTTCGGCGAACGTGAGTGGGAAGGTCCAGTTTACGTCCAGATTGATGGTTGTTTTTCCGTCGGCAGGCACCGAAGCGGTTTCGCCCGCCCCTTTGCCATTCACCGTGAAGGCTGGCAGCAGGACTTCGCCCGTTGTTACGAAAAACTTGCCCTGTTTCATTACGTCCAGAACCGGTTGCCAGCCCGAATTGTAGTCGGGCAGTTTGTCCATCTGGAAGTAATTGACATTCAGGTGCGCATAGGTTTCATTTTCCGGCTCCATCGTAAAAATGTCAGTCTCGGCTATGGCGTGTTTTTTGTACCCCCAGTTCGAATAATCGTCCAGCAAATCCAGCACCCGGCGGCTCAGTCGCGGTTCCGACAGGTCAGCGGGAATATTCTTCCAGGCCGCTCCGAAGAAATGATCCGACTTAAAAAAGTCTTCTTCCTTGTATTTATCGGGGTAGCCCGTTGAGCCTTTTGTACGGGCGTGGGCCACCCAGGCCAGACCGTTTTCGGCCTCCAGGAGTTTAAGCATATCATTTTTGTCGGCAATCCGATAGACCTTCCCGTAGCCGGGTTCATTCGTCACGAAAGGCATTTCGGGTTTGCGCGACATGATCCAGTAGACATCCTTCGGAAAGAAAGACAACCAGTGTCCGCCGAAAAAATTGTTGGGTTCTTCGCCGGGCAGTAACAGAAAGTCATTGTTCGACAGTCGTTTACATTGCTCATGAAGGGCTTTTAGCTCCCGTAGTCGCAAACTGTCAGGGCCTTTCGGATGGCCAGGACCGTGAAACTCGGCCAGATGGACAATGTTCACGCCGTGGTCTTTAAATACCTTTACAAAGTTGGGTATCTCCGGTATGGGCTTACCTGCCAGCACCACTTTCATGGTGAACTCGTTGTGAAAGTGACTCGACATCGTTTTGTAGCCGGGCAGCGCAGGATACTTGTCGTTGTGCGTGAATCGCTTCACCTCGGCCAGCGTTTCGGCGGGTTTGTCGGTGCTGAGTAGACAGAAAAAGTTGAGCCGTTGCTGTGTGCCTGGGGGCGCATTGACCCACGGAACCCAGCGCTTGTCGCCCATTAAATCCTGCCGGATGCCGATGCCAAACTCTGGAACTAGGCTTCGATAGCCTGTCCCATACCACGTAAAATCAAGATTGTAGGCTTCGTCTAACGGATAAAAATACTGGTGCGGAGCCGGGAAAACAGCCAGCGTTCCATTGGGACCACTGCCCATGATAGTCCGGTATTTTACCGACTGTGCCTTGTTGGGAGCCGTCGGATTAAGTGGAGACTCCTGCATCCGGTTGTCAGTATCCGACCAGGCGAGTGTGGTCCAGTTGGACGGTCGCGGTTCCCCGCCGGGACCGTTGCCGTTTTTGCTCACCAGACCCGCGTCGTAGAGAATAGCCGTTGAGTCAACCTGCGTCGACATGACAGCTGCTACGTTGAATAACGGGCTTCCCTGATACACCGTAATTTCGATGGCTCCCCGGAAACGATCGGCTTCAGTATCACCAACTCGCAACACGGTTCGTGTGCCAACGGTGCTGACACTCGCCGATCGTTTGGTCAGTTGAACAGCGTAGGATTTACTGGGCAGCCGGTTGGTTTTATCAAAAAAGATGTTCCAGCCGTTTTGCGACACTAGATCCCGTTTACCGATGGTCAGAACAAAGGCCGGGTTCATGTCCGTGGCAATTTCGCTGAACTTCCCACTTTTTGACAACTGAATGTGACTAAACAACGGTTTATCCGAAGCCAGACTAACGATTAGCCGACCCATCTCCCGGCCCGAAGCCGGCCAGGTCAGTACTACGTCGCTACCCTGCTGCGATACGGTGGTGGGACTTTTAGTGTATTTCGACAAATCAACAGCCACTTGAGCCTGAGTGGCGACCGATCCCAGAAGAGTGAGCAGGAAAAGGAGTTTTCGCATTGAGTAAGAAAGGTTTGCAGGTTGTGTTAGTTGGTTATTGATCAGGTTTGGAAGACTAAGCACAAAGGTTCGCCACTTATACTTGCTGACGATACGTTCGTCATGCGAACCTCTGCGGCTTAGTAAACAACCACCAACCTATAAATTGATTTTCTGCACGGGCGTATAAATCATGTCTTCTACGCCTAAAATTTTCAGTCCAATACGGGCGTATACGTAAGCCTGTGCAGGAACCAGTGCGGGCATGTCACCCGTAATCAGGCTTACATTGGCCATGTCCTTTATGTCCGTGCCAGCTAAATCTGCCTTGTTCAGACTATTACCTGCATCGACGAACTGGGTTTTGTTGACGTATAAAGAGACACGTTCGACCGCCTTACCGTTCGTGGCATCCGTAATTACTTTTTCCAGCGAAACACTACCCGATATCTTCCGGCCACTGATCGCAATTTTTGGGTTTCGAAGCATGTAATACGGCATCACTTCGATGTCTAACTTCTGGCTTCCCTGAACGGTAACATTCAGGCTATCAGGCGTGTTGGCTGCCGTTTTTTTCCAAAGAAAAGGGCCTTGTCCATTGGGGACGATCAGTTTGTATTCTCCATCGAAAAGTAGCGACGAAAACGTACCATCCTGCTTGATGGGTATCCGGATGGAACTACGGTTGTTGTAGGCTTTCTGC
This window harbors:
- a CDS encoding CehA/McbA family metallohydrolase domain-containing protein, encoding MRKLLFLLTLLGSVATQAQVAVDLSKYTKSPTTVSQQGSDVVLTWPASGREMGRLIVSLASDKPLFSHIQLSKSGKFSEIATDMNPAFVLTIGKRDLVSQNGWNIFFDKTNRLPSKSYAVQLTKRSASVSTVGTRTVLRVGDTEADRFRGAIEITVYQGSPLFNVAAVMSTQVDSTAILYDAGLVSKNGNGPGGEPRPSNWTTLAWSDTDNRMQESPLNPTAPNKAQSVKYRTIMGSGPNGTLAVFPAPHQYFYPLDEAYNLDFTWYGTGYRSLVPEFGIGIRQDLMGDKRWVPWVNAPPGTQQRLNFFCLLSTDKPAETLAEVKRFTHNDKYPALPGYKTMSSHFHNEFTMKVVLAGKPIPEIPNFVKVFKDHGVNIVHLAEFHGPGHPKGPDSLRLRELKALHEQCKRLSNNDFLLLPGEEPNNFFGGHWLSFFPKDVYWIMSRKPEMPFVTNEPGYGKVYRIADKNDMLKLLEAENGLAWVAHARTKGSTGYPDKYKEEDFFKSDHFFGAAWKNIPADLSEPRLSRRVLDLLDDYSNWGYKKHAIAETDIFTMEPENETYAHLNVNYFQMDKLPDYNSGWQPVLDVMKQGKFFVTTGEVLLPAFTVNGKGAGETASVPADGKTTINLDVNWTFPLTFAEIVSGDGKQVYRERIDLTNTLPFSKKTYRFDTNLKNRKWVRVEVWDAAVNGAFTQQVWLENQR
- a CDS encoding DUF3823 domain-containing protein → MKTYLLLIGTLLSLTGCELDNFEPPKSTFEGRLVYKGEPLLMQSSNVAFTNNSDFPVFLELWQKAYNNRSSIRIPIKQDGTFSSLLFDGEYKLIVPNGQGPFLWKKTAANTPDSLNVTVQGSQKLDIEVMPYYMLRNPKIAISGRKISGSVSLEKVITDATNGKAVERVSLYVNKTQFVDAGNSLNKADLAGTDIKDMANVSLITGDMPALVPAQAYVYARIGLKILGVEDMIYTPVQKINL